The following proteins are co-located in the Silene latifolia isolate original U9 population chromosome 1, ASM4854445v1, whole genome shotgun sequence genome:
- the LOC141595380 gene encoding small ribosomal subunit protein bS1m-like, with amino-acid sequence MSSYMSRLFPKSNSSFLLTSGQALQSEVLRLNKEAFLVDTGLGNPKICLKDELTRVPSDPKVTRFNNKVGFLDMVTGEKNISKQILERFFINIMTGDLKAKEIAISKLNELVGPCMDAVPGEPLLLLPTRFRQKVAGLELKKLQKRGGTVNGFVTHKMRGGYAVAVAGFIAFLPGRTAWSYNRSMGAGKFHVNCLDLKT; translated from the coding sequence ATGAGTTCGTATATGAGTCGATTATTCCCCAAATCGAATTCCAGTTTTCTATTAACATCTGGGCAGGCGTTACAATCCGAGGTTTTACGATTAAATAAAGAAGCATTCTTGGTTGATACTGGATTAGGAAACCCTAAAATTTGCTTGAAAGATGAGCTTACCAGAGTGCCGTCCGACCCTAAAGTCACTAGGTTCAATAATAAGGTGGGGTTTTTGGACATGGTGACGGGTGAAAAAAATATTTCAAAGCAGATATTGGAGAGATTTTTCATCAATATTATGACGGGAGATTTGAAGGCGAAGGAAATAGCCATTTCAAAGCTGAATGAGTTGGTGGGTCCCTGTATGGATGCTGTCCCTGGCGAACCATTATTGCTTCTCCCAACGAGGTTTAGGCAGAAAGTGGCTGGGCTGGAGTTGAAGAAATTACAGAAGAGGGGTGGGACTGTTAATGGTTTTGTTACGCACAAAATGAGAGGCGGTTATGCAGTTGCTGTTGCTGGTTTTATTGCATTCCTTCCTGGGAGAACAGCGTGGAGCTACAACAGAAGTATGGGTGCTGGCAAGTTTCATGTCAACTGCTTGGATTTGAAGACTTGA